The DNA sequence AGTGTGTACGGTCAGACATACTGAACATCCGCCAGTATCTCTTCCCTGATCTCATCCCGGACATCATCAGCGATCACAAGATCGACATGTATACCGAGCATGTCCTCAAGATAGAATTTGAGGTCCATGTAGTTGTCGAATGAAACACCGGAAGGTTCATATTCTACGAGAATATCGATATCGCTATCTGACCGCTGCACTCCATGTACAAAAGAACCGAATACACCGATACGCTTTACCGCAAATTGCCTTGCAATATAGGCCCTTCGTTCGTGAAGGATGCTGTTTATGCTTCCCAAGTCTTGCATGCCTATACTATCGCACTTTTCAATATAAAAATCAAGGAGCGGATCACACGGACAATACAGTCGCTACACCCGCATATCCTTAAGCGATCACATGATATGCGGCCCCAAGAAATA is a window from the Spirochaetota bacterium genome containing:
- a CDS encoding nucleotidyltransferase family protein, whose protein sequence is MQDLGSINSILHERRAYIARQFAVKRIGVFGSFVHGVQRSDSDIDILVEYEPSGVSFDNYMDLKFYLEDMLGIHVDLVIADDVRDEIREEILADVQYV